From the genome of Mucilaginibacter paludis DSM 18603:
GTTGGAATGGTTCACCATCAAAAAGAACGGCTTCTTACTTTTTTTATGTTTTGCCAGGTACCTTATTGCATCATCTGTAATGATCTCGCTGGTATAATAATTTTTTTGACCGTTTTGATTTTGAGGGACAGCTACCAGTTTACCATCGCGGTACCAGGTATCGGGCCAATAGGTACTGGCATAGGTTTGGGGGTAACTGACAAGCCAGCCGTAGAAATAATCGAAACCATGACGTTGCGGTGTTGCGAGCGTGTCAAACCCGTCCACGTGCCATTTGCCTATCAATCCTGTGGTATAACCGGATCGTTGTAGTAAATCACCAATAGTAGAATCCTGGGGTAGTAAACCGGCTCTGCGAATCTTGTCCGAACCTTTATTCCCGGCAAGCCCCCCTTTAATGGCCATATTGCCGCGGATGGTGGCATGACCGGTGTTGAGCCCGGTCAGTAATACGCCCCTTGACGGAGAGCAAACAGGAGCGCCGGCATAAAAATCAGTCAGTTTGGTTCCTTCTCTGGCCAATAAGTCAATATTCGGGGTCAGGATCTTTGTTTGCCCATATACACCCACATCTCCATAACCGAGGTCATCGGCAAGGATAAAAATGATGTTTGGTTGCTGCCTTGTTTGCGCTTTCACGCTTAATACGCCTGTTAAGCAAAATAAAAGAAATAAGGATCTTATTTTCATCGTATCAAATTTAACAAAACCCGGCATCAGTTATAGCCGGGGTTTTGTGTGTATAAACCTGCTTTGGTTTGAATCTCCGTCGCCGGCACCGGGTAGATGATGTAATTGGGCACCACGGCACTTATGGTCGTTATGGCATCGCCCGCTATCCATGCGTTCATCGTAGTTACCGCCAAGCCTTCCCTTACCAGGTCGTTCCAGCGCAGCCCTTCGCCAACAAACTCGCGGCGGCGTTCCTCTATCAGTGTGTTTAAAGTAACGTTGCTGAGCGCACCAACGCCCGCCCTGGCCCGTACCTGGTTTACAATGCCGTCCACATCGGCCTGTGTGCCTGCAGCGCCATGCAAAATACATTCAGCTTTCATCAGCAAAATGTCCGTATAGCGCAGCACAATAAAATTAATAGGCCAGTCTGTACCCGAAGTACCCTTTTTACTGATATCAATATATTTTTTAATGAACGGGCTTTTGGTGTAAGTTGTGGCCACATTAAAGGGGTACCGCACATCGGTACCGCTTACGGTGCCAACGGTATACGAATTTTTTAAATTGGCGGTAACCGGGAAAGAACTTGACCCGTAGCCATTACCATAGGTATTGGAGATGCCCAGGCTTGTCCAGTAGGCCACCGGCACCAAATCACTCGGGAAACTCGCGCCATCAATGCTGCTCGCATATTGCACATCAAACAAAACCTCTTTGTTGTTTTCGTTGGTGTAACTGAAGATGGATGCATAATCGGGCAAGAAACTGTATTGATTGCTGGCTATGATCTCGTTAAACACACTCAGCGCCTTATCGTACTCATTGCTGTTTAAACCCGGCCCTTCCACGCTATAAGTTGGTCCGGACCTGGTTAGGTACACCTGCCCTAAGATTCCCTTGGCAGCGTAAGAGGTGGCGCGGCCTATATCTGAGCCCGTGTAAGATGCCGGGAGATTTGACGCGGCATATTGCAGGTCGCTGATGATCTGGGTATACACATCCGCTACCGGGCTGCGTTGTACGGTATTAACCTCGTCCGCAGTAAGGGGCTTGGTTACCAAAGGCACTTTACCAAATAGTTTAACCAGGTTGAAATAATAAAAGGCACGCAAAAAGCGGCATTCGGCGGTATAACGGGTTACTAAGGCGCTGCTGCCAATTACACTTCCTTTAGTACTCAGCGCATCAAGCACGGTATTGGCATTATAAATGCCGTTAAAATTATTTTTCCAGGCGCTGGAGATAAAACCTACGGTGGTGATATTTGGCGAAAACGTATTAATGCCATCCCAATCGCGATTACCGTCAGAAACGGCATTGATGTTATCACTCCGCATCTCACTGAGCCACAGGGTTTGGTCGGGATAAGCCCTAAGCTGGTAATAAGCCCCGTTAACAGCCTGCAAAAAATCATTGTTATTGCTGTAAAAATTGGTGGTTGCCAAACTGGATACCGGCTGCTGATTCAATTGCTTACTGCAACTGCTTAGTACGGCAAGTAAACCTATAATGATATATATACTATTTTTCATGATTGATCGGTTTAAAAACTAACATTGATACCCAGGGATGCGGTTTTACTTAAAGGCATAGATCCATAATCACCGGCTACTGCGTAACTACTGTTACCGCTGTTATTGGTATTCTGCGCTTCTGGGTTTGCACCACCTTTGTAATTATCATGACTGAAATAATTTTCGAGAGATATAAAAACCCTGGCCGAACTGATGGTTGCCGATGATTTTAAGAGCTTCTTAAGGTTGTAACCCAACGTAATATTCTGCACCCGTAAAAAATCAGTAGAATAGATCCAGTCAGATGTTACATATGGCACAGTATAAGTTGAGCCATACTTTCCGCGTGGGGCGCTGTAGTTTTGGTTTTCAGGCGTCCATCTGTTGCGCCAGGTGCCTAATACGTTGGCTGTGGTACTTCCAGAAAAATCAATCGCTCGGCCTAAATAAGACAATATCGAGCCGCCATGCTGGCCGTATACCAAAACACTCAGGTCAAAATCGTGGTACTTAAAAGTATTGGTCCATCCCCAGGTATATTTGGGTGTGGGCTGTCCGCCAATTACCCGGTCCTTCGCATCTATCACACCGTCGCCGTTAGCATCATAATATTTTTCATCCCCAACGGTTTCATTCTTTAATTTAGCCACTTTAGGATCGGCCATATCGGCGGCGGTTAAAATACCTACAACTTTGGTTACATAGTAGCTAAAGGCCGGTAAACCCTCTTTTAACAAATAAGGTGCATTACTGCCGCTATAGGCCGAGGCGATTTCGATAGGTGCATGATCTGGGCCAAGCGCAGTTACCTTATTGTTATTGAAGGCGATATTGGCATTCATTGACCATTGGAACCTGGAGGTTCTAACGTTTACGGTACTGAGGTTTAGCTCCAAACCTTTATTGACTACGGCGCCAATGTTCTGCAAGCTGGAGGCGAAACCACTGGCTGAAAGCACGGGCAGGTTAAGCAGTAAATCGCTGTTCTTTTTATTATAAATATCCACCGTTAAATTGATTCGGCTGTTGAAAAAACTGGCATCCAAACCGGCATTGTAAGTTGTTGAGGTTTCCCATTTTAATAGCGGATTAGCCAGGCCGGAAACGATCTGTCCGTTTGCCGATACTGGCGTATTACCACCAAAGCTATAGCTGGCACTGGTAAGCGTAGGGATGGAGTTGTAGTCGCCAATATTGTTATTGCCTGATTTACCCCAGCTAAAGCGCAGCTTCAGGTCGGTAATTGCGGATACATCAGCCAGGAATGATTCCCTGGATATCCGCCATCCTACCGAAGCCGAAGGGAAAGTACCCCAGCGGTTCTGGGCACCGAACTTAGAGGAGGCATCCTTGCGGATAGTACCGGACAAAAGATATTTATCCTGGAAAGCATACTGCAATCTGCCAAAGTAAGAAAACAGCGTATTATTGGTTTCGGTTGTGGTGCCGGTTAACGTTACGCCGGCCGCATTAGGGATGGCATTATTTAAGGTAGTGATAATGTCGTTGGCAAAGCCACCGGCAGTTGCTAAGCTGGCTACCTCCGAGTGAACGATATTATAGGATATACCGGCCACCGCAGATATGTTATGATCTTTAGCGATGGTACGGTTAAAGCTAATGGTATTCTCGTTCAAAAAATTTTGTTTTTTGAGTACGGCGTAAGAGCCGGTTGAATATAAACCGGGGCTGGTAGTTAATGCTGTGGACGCACCCACGGTTACATTGTCTGAGGTGTATTTACTATTATTACGATCAAGGCCGTCATAATTAACGGTAGATTTTATAGCCAGGCCCGGGATTACCTGGTACTCGGCATAAACCGAACTTAATAACCGTGTGGATTTAATTTCGTTAACCGCAGTTTGTAAAAAAGCGTACGGACTGATTAGTTTGGCACTGGCCCAGGTGTAAGTGGCATTTCCAAAAGCACCGGTATTTAGCCCCGCCGAACTTTCTACTACGGGTACCATTTGTGCCAGTTTCATCAACTGGTTATCTTTACCTTCAGCAGGTGGAGAATTCGTGATGGAATAAGAAGGTGCAAGGTTAACGCCGAATTTTAACTTTTTGCTTGCATTAGCTTCAATATTGGCCCTTAAACCATAATTGATATAATTGGAATTGATGAGCGTTCCGTTTTGGTTGAGGTAATTTCCAGAGATAAAGTATTTCACATTATCGGTACCCCCACTTGCCGACAGTTCGTAATTTTGAAAGACACCTTTGCGGTAAACCTGATCTTGCCAGTCCACGTAATCCAAACCGGGGTGCCCCGGTTGTGCCCAGCGCGGGTCCGTCATGTAAGAGGTATTGATCGTTCCGGCGGCCAATCCTAAAATGGCGGCCCGCTGATCGTTTGTTTGACTTGCCGTGCGTCCTGTTCCAGAATTCACCCAGGCCGTATTGGCTACTTCGGTAGCCATAGCCACCCATTCATCAGGACTTAATACGTCCAGCTTACGCGACACCTGGCTCACGCCCGTATTGGCATTCAGGCTGATCTTCATTTTGCCGTTCTGGCCTCGTTTGGTGGTAATGATGACTACACCGTTGGCCGCCCGCGAACCATATATGGCCCCTGCTGCCGCATCTTTTAACACCTGTACACTCTCGATATCGTTCGGGTTTAGGTTATCCAGCGGATTGGTTGTAAACCCTCCTGCCGAATTCTGGCTCGCCACATCCAGCGGGAAGCCGTCAATTACATATAAAGGTTCGCTACCGGCGGTGATGGAGCCGGAACCCCGTACCAAGATGCTTAGGGCACTGCCCACCATACCGGTTTGCTGCCTTACCTGTACGCCGGGCATCTGTCCTATCAGGGCTTGTTCCACCCGGTTAATAGGTTGTTCTTCCACCTGTTTGGCGTCAAAACCAGCCACCGCGCCCAATATATCGCCGCGCTTTTGTGTGCCGTAGCCCACTACAACTACTTCGCCCAAACTGCTTTGTGCAGGTATTAATTTAATGTTGATCTCCGTACGCCCGCCGACATTAATTTCCTGGGTTTGATAGCCAATAAAACTGAAGATCAGGGTGCTGTTATCCTGTGGTACATTAATTTTGTAGCCACCATCATTTCCGGAGGCCACAGCTATGGTTGATGCCTTTACCCTGATGCTCACACCCGGTAGGGGCTGCCCTTTTTCGTCGGTAATTTTACCTTGCACAGCACTGGCTTTTACAGGTAAACTGACTTTTGCAAATGCTTGTGGGCCAATAAATAGGATAAGCCATAAGGCTGTTTTAAAATAGAATGGTAAATGTAAAAGCAAGCGGTTTGAATACCGTTCCTGCTTCGTGTTTTTTTGCATATTATTGTAATGATTTGGTTAACATGAGAACCGGCTCCAACGCCAATTGACACCGGTTCTGTTTATTTGAATCGGGGAAATACTTCGTGGTATTTCCCTTCTTTATCGATTAGTATTGATAAGATTATTCGTTTATTCCTCCTTTCATTCTATTAACAGGCTTATACTTTTCGGTATGAATATTCCTGAATATTTGACACTTATTTGATCGGTTGAGAAGCGCCGTCGCAATGTCCTTAAAGATCAATTTGGATAAGCTGATGCCTTATTTTAACCAACACCGGCGCAAACAGATGGCCGAGTTTGAAATAGGAGTTTGAAAACAGGGGAAAGTAAGATTGTACATAATTACCAGTTATCGATGTTATTCAACTTGTTTGAACGGTGCAAATCTAAAGGTAAAATTCATTATATCTATAATGTCTATGGTTTTTATAGATATTATAAAAAACGCTTGGATTTTGTACATCAATTTAATAGCTTCATAAAAAACAATCGGTGATTGACCCACTAAACAGCAGATTTCAGGATAGTGCAGGATGGGATGAAAATGGTAGATCTGTTAATCCCTCTTTATAGGAACGCTGGAAATAGAGTCTACAAAAAGGCCTTTTTTTCCGTCTGCTTCAGTCGTATTAAATTTGCCTTCCAGTATGCTCTGTCCGGTAATGGCCGGATTATTACCCTTTCCCAGTGGCCAGGTACCATAGGTTTCCTGGATGCTGATGCCGGCAAGTTCGGCAGCTTTAATGCCAAAGTCGGTGCAATTATTTTTGCTCAGGTTGTACTTTACACCATTGTAATTAAGGATTAACCCCTGGATTTTTTCGAATTTTCTTTTTGAAATAAACTTCCCTAAAACTTCATCCCATTCATGTCCCGAATCATCTTTAAATACTGAGGGGGCAGATGGGATCAAGGGTGTAGCTGACAAAATATTATTCTTTTTGGGATAAAAGCCAAAGGAAACAGAGGTATAGGTAGAATCTGAATTGTATTTGATAAGCGTAATAAAGGTATGTCCTACGTTATTCAAAACAAATATCTTACGCTTACCTCTAAGGGGTTGCTTGACATGGAACAGCATCGCATAGGCCACTGCTTCCTTTCCGTCATCGAAGGTTTGGTGGATATGCTGGTAGGTAATTGCTTTGCTTTTAACGGGTGCATTACTTTTTTCAATAGCAGGAGCTTTTTCGCTGATCAGCGAATCATCCTTACTATTGATCGACAGATATTGCTCGGCAGCAGTGTCCGTCAGATCGGTATCGGCATAAGCGGTTTCTTCCCCTGATGTTTCCCGTTGACTGGCAGGTTCCTTTCGCGTTTTTGGAATGGTTTTCAGGAAGCATTTCATCGCGAGCGGATATAACCGCAGTCGCGCAAAAGTATTGGCGAGGCTATAGTAAAATTTTGTTTTAGCCTGGGCGGTACTTGCTGTATGCTCAACTTTCAGCGATTTCAAATAGGCCAGCAGTTGTTTGCGTTGCTGGGGTTTACTGATATTTTCGTTCAGGTTATCCAGTAATTTATAGTCGTTTACCTCAGCAGATATACCTGTTGAGGCAGACGGAGTTACTTTATAACCCTGACCGAATGCCAGGTCGCTATTTAAATGGTTTAATGAAGAGTCTTTTAATAAGGACCTGACACGAACAGATGCCAGAGACTGGCTTTGGGCGGGCGAACTATATAAAAATAGTGTTGCACATATCATTGCTGCGCCAAGCAAGGGCTGAATACGGTGGAACATGGAAGGTATTGAATAAGGTGTGGTAAAATGAACTAAGGCAAAAAAATGTTGTTAAGTACAACAATAAGTGCAGCAGGGGCTGCCGTAGATAGCATAGTAAAGTTGCTCAGGTGATCTCATTATGGCACAAACATAATATTTTATATTAAGACTACAAATTTGGTAGACTTTTTTATTTAACCTTGCAAATCATTAGTCATATTTGTTTTATGGGAAAATACGCATTAATAACAGGAGCAAGCAAGGGCATAGGCAGGGCCATAGCCATACAATTGGCACAAGCGGGCTACAACTTATTTTTGGTTGCCCGTTCAGAAACTGAATTGCAGGAACTGGCTAACTATGTTATTGCCGCGCACGGCGTCAAAGCGGCATATCTGGTGAAAGACCTTTCGCAGGACAATGCGGGAGTTTTGGTTGCAGAATGGGTAAGAAGATCGGATATTCAACTTTCAGTATTGATCAATAACGCGGGTTATGGTTTATGGGGAAATTTTGCTGAATTGAGTTTGGACGGGCAAATGAATATGCTCAGGCTTAACCTGGATGCAACCATTGAAATCACCTATCATCTTTTACCCTTGCTTAAGAAACAACCGAAGGCCTATGTGTTGAATGTATCCAGTACGGCAGCCTACCAGGCACTTCCCACATTGGCACTTTACTCGGCCAGTAAAGCTTTTATCCTGTCCTTCAGCAGGGCCTTACGATATGAATTGAAAGATACCACCGTCTCTGTCAGCGTGCTTTCGCCCGGCCCCACAGACACAGGTTTTGCCCATCGCGCCGGCCTGGATGCACTGGCAGATCTTGCGGAAAAGTTTAACATGCGTCCACAAGATGTAGCCCGGATAGGTTTAAAGGGCCTCTTTGACGGGAAAGCCGAGATTGTTCCTGGCTTTTTAAATAAATTATCCGCCTACGCGGCCAAACACCTGTTTAAAACCTGGATAGAGCGGATAAGCGCGGGTTTATACCGGCACTCAAAATAATTTTAAATAAATTTTTGTATAGTAAATATTTCTTTACATTTGTATTGTCTACTATAAAGATAGGCTTTATATACTTTGAACCAAAATCAACATACCCAACGCGCATCCAGTATGCGAATGTCCCTTTCCCAAAGGGTCATGTGTGGCTGTTGTTATTAATCTCCCGCTCTACTTTTCATTTCGAGCTAAACGCGTAACCGTGGGTGCTTGTATTGTTTTATCTATTTCTATACCTCGTAACATGAACACCGAATACCAAAAATTCACCTTAGGGTCATCTATTACCCCAGAACAACAATTCTTTTTTAACCGTAACGGCTTTATACATTTTAAAGATTTCATCAAACCCGAAACAGTAAGCGATATTATAGCCGCATCAGAACAGGTACAAAAAAACTGGTTGGCCAATGCCATCGACAAAGTGAATGGGGTACCGATCAAATATGGCAAAGACCTGGATGGTTCAACCATTGTGCAACGCTTTGCCTTTATTAACCAACACAGCAACTTACTCCACGAGTTTACTTTAGACCCCCGCTTAAAGGTTTTGCTGGAATTGACCGGTCCGGGTGCAAGGCTTGGAACTGATGAAAAAGATGGAATGGTTTTCAATCATTACGTTAATGCCGAACAAAGCAGCTTTACGCAAATGGGCTGGCATACCGATGGTTTACGGGATATCTTCCACGGTCAAAAGTTGAACCCGATGCTCAACGTAGGTATTCATTTAAGCTCGCTCAAGCCCGAGAACGGAGGTTTGCGGATACTGCCCGGTACCCATAAACAGAGCCTTTATCAGATGTTGTTCAGGAAGAAATATTTTTTGGACAACGAAGCTGACACTAATGAGGTGGCCATCATCCCGGCCGCAGGCGACCTGACTATTCACGACGGACGTTTATGGCACCGCGTTGCACAGTCATCGGTGTTAGGGGAGGAGAGCCGCCGCAGGGTGATCTACGTGCCTATCATTGCCGGTAAATACGAACCGAAGACGGCCGATAGTCCGACAGCCTTTTATCAGCGCTTTGCCGCTTTAGTTAAATAAGTCATGTTGATAGCGCTATTCATTGGCTACCTGATCCGAAGAAAAGGCAAGTCGTTATAAGAAACCGAACTGCAACAATTTGATATGAAAAGGAATACTTTTGTTATTGCTGCCCTTTTTTTGATCCTTTTTATGTTCAGTTCATGGCATACTGAACCTTCGGATCAAAAATCAGTAACCTGGCATAGCATCTTTCTCGATGGTAAACTAATTGACTACAAAGCTACCGCCGGATATATACCTTTAACAGACGTAAACGGCATACTGGTTGCGAAAATATTTTATACGGCCTATACGAGCCTGAACGCTAAAACAGGACAACGGCCACTAACCTTTGTATTTAACGGCGGGCCAGGTTCTGCATCACTATGGCTGCATATGGGCTCTTTTGCGCCGGTCAGGGTTAAATTTAAAACCGAACGTGGCGACCCGCCAGCGGCAGGTTACCCATATCAGGATAATTCCAACTCCTGGCTGGGTTTTACCGACCTTGTTTTTATCGATCCGGTTTCTACAGGTTACAGCAGAGCCGGAGATGGTATCGATCCCCATAAATTTTACGGATATGACCAGGACATCCGCTCGATCGCCGACTTTATTCAAAGCTATCTTACCCAAAATAACCGGCTCGGGAGTTCGGTTTTTATGGTTGGAGAGAGCTATGGAGCTGCACGCGCCGTTGGATTAACGCAATTTTTACAAAACCGGCAGGTCCGGGTAAGCGGCATAACGCTCATATCGCCGGCCTTAAACTATCAGTTGCTCAATTTCGATCATCAAAATGATCAACCGTACATCTATTACCTGCCTACTTATGCGGTAACGGCTCAATATCATCATCGGCTTGCCCCATCGCTTCAAAACCTGACTAAAGAGGAGTTATTTAAGCAGGCATATTTTTTCGCTACCCATACCTATGCCCGGTATTTAAGCCACCGCCGAACCACTGCCGAACTGCCAAAAAAGATCTTAGATTCATTGGCATCTTTTACCGGTCTGTCGCGTAAAGTTATCATCCGCCATAAAGGTATGATCAGGGACAATGATTTTATGAAAGAATTACTCCTCCCGAAAGATGAATGGGTAGGATGCTTTGACAGCCGTTTTACCGGGCCTGAGAAAGGCGGCCGCTACATAGATCCAAGTGAAGTAAATATCAGGAGTTTGTTTATTCCAGCGTTTGATACCTACATGCATCAGAGCCTGGAATATGATAATTCGCTTCCATATCTTGCTACGATTACCGTAGCATGGAACTACGGTACAGCGCAAATTAACGGCTATCTTAATGTATTGGGAACACTAAAGACTATTGTCACCAATGCCCCTGAGCTTAAAGTAAATGTGATTTGTGGTTACTATGACCTCGCTACACCTTTAAGCGCGACCGAATGCGCTTTAAGCCATATCGGTTTACCGGAAGGCCTCCAAAAAAACATCAAGCTCAATTGCTATGATTCGGGCCATATGGTTTATATCAGCCAGGCTGCCAATACAAAACTACAGGCCAATGGCAAGCAATTTTACCAGGATGCCTTAAATGATTTAACTGCAAGATCAAAATTTTTAGCTCAATTACGATGACTCTATCGGCTGCTGCCATCTTTCGGAAGAGCAAAGTCAGGAATTGTATTACCGGCCTTTGCAGCGTTAAGTGGCCTGAATGATCTAAAAAGATCTTTGAGTAAGACTTTAAAGAGACGAACAAGTAGCCGCTGCCTATTTGAGGATAGGCCACCATTCAAAGCCAATTATGATAAATAAACCCATTCTTATTGGCCCATTAGGCTATACAGGATGCTCTGCACCCATTCAGCGCACAGGTTATTGAACTGATTTAGCTGGATCATTAGCCATATATCATCATGAATTCGAGAATTTTTGTGCTTTTATTCGTGTATTGGCACGCTGATTTGCTTCTCTGTTCCCGCATTTTACTTAATAAGTGCATGTATTTGCATTTATTTGCGTTTTTTATTTGCAAAAGATGCAGATAAATGTTTATTTTTATAGAAACGCCCGCGTTAATCAACGCATTGTTCAGAATTATTGTTTTTATTGCGTTTTTGTGCGTGTGCGCTCATTGATTTAACAATTTAATCTTGTTTTTCGTAATATACAGTATGAATTCAAATATTGAAGCACTTTACCAGATAGCCAATAAGCCCGAAAAAACCATTATCGGACTCATGTCGGGCACATCTTTTGACGGTTTGGACATAGCTGTATGCAAATTTACCGGCTCGGGACTGCAAACCAAGGTGAGAGTAACCCATTTCATCACCGTGGAATATGCGCACGATTTTAAGGAAGATTTGAAAGCCATCTTCGCCAAAAAACAAGCCAACCTGGAACAAATCACCATTCTTAACGAAGTTATCGGCGCCTACTACGGCGATTTAATTTTAGAATGCCTGGCTAAATGGGGGATCGCCGTCGCTGATATTGATTTGATAGCCAGTCATGGGCAAACTATTTTCCATGCGCCCAGGCACCAGCACCGTTTAGCTAACTATCCTAATGCAACCTTGCAGATTGGGGATGGCGATCACCTGGCCGTGAAAACAGGAATTATTACATTGAGTGATTTTCGTCAAAAGCACATTGCCGCGGGTGGCGAAGGTGCACCTTTGGCTGTTTATGGCGATTACCTCATTTTTTCGAGCGCGGATGAAAGCCGAATTATGTTGAACATCGGCGGCATAGCCAATTTTACGTTTCTGCCTTCGGGGCATTCAACCGGCTTTTTTTCTACCGATGTAGGGCCGGGCAATACCCTGATGGACCAATACATCCAATTGAAATCGCCTGGAACTTATTACGATAAAAATGCCGAAATGGCTTCTGCCGGAAAGGTGAATGAGCAACTGCTCAGTGCTTTGC
Proteins encoded in this window:
- a CDS encoding arylsulfatase, with product MKIRSLFLLFCLTGVLSVKAQTRQQPNIIFILADDLGYGDVGVYGQTKILTPNIDLLAREGTKLTDFYAGAPVCSPSRGVLLTGLNTGHATIRGNMAIKGGLAGNKGSDKIRRAGLLPQDSTIGDLLQRSGYTTGLIGKWHVDGFDTLATPQRHGFDYFYGWLVSYPQTYASTYWPDTWYRDGKLVAVPQNQNGQKNYYTSEIITDDAIRYLAKHKKSKKPFFLMVNHSNPHSPLDAPHNTIYEGKDWTSDQKTYAAMVTYLDSSVGKIRKYLIESGLDKNTIVIFTSDNGPRSEPTTSLTAVSDFFHSSGPLRGYKRDVTEGGIRVPMIVWNKNRIKSDAVSHTPGYFADILPTLAGIAGSPKGFRTDGANMYPYIINPNAKAQDRFLYWEFFENGYVQAVRYGKWKAVIVKGKLALYNLDSDIHEDKDVADGNPAVVKSIRNYLSTCRSESPYWPLN
- a CDS encoding RagB/SusD family nutrient uptake outer membrane protein; the encoded protein is MKNSIYIIIGLLAVLSSCSKQLNQQPVSSLATTNFYSNNNDFLQAVNGAYYQLRAYPDQTLWLSEMRSDNINAVSDGNRDWDGINTFSPNITTVGFISSAWKNNFNGIYNANTVLDALSTKGSVIGSSALVTRYTAECRFLRAFYYFNLVKLFGKVPLVTKPLTADEVNTVQRSPVADVYTQIISDLQYAASNLPASYTGSDIGRATSYAAKGILGQVYLTRSGPTYSVEGPGLNSNEYDKALSVFNEIIASNQYSFLPDYASIFSYTNENNKEVLFDVQYASSIDGASFPSDLVPVAYWTSLGISNTYGNGYGSSSFPVTANLKNSYTVGTVSGTDVRYPFNVATTYTKSPFIKKYIDISKKGTSGTDWPINFIVLRYTDILLMKAECILHGAAGTQADVDGIVNQVRARAGVGALSNVTLNTLIEERRREFVGEGLRWNDLVREGLAVTTMNAWIAGDAITTISAVVPNYIIYPVPATEIQTKAGLYTQNPGYN
- a CDS encoding SusC/RagA family TonB-linked outer membrane protein; this translates as MQKNTKQERYSNRLLLHLPFYFKTALWLILFIGPQAFAKVSLPVKASAVQGKITDEKGQPLPGVSIRVKASTIAVASGNDGGYKINVPQDNSTLIFSFIGYQTQEINVGGRTEINIKLIPAQSSLGEVVVVGYGTQKRGDILGAVAGFDAKQVEEQPINRVEQALIGQMPGVQVRQQTGMVGSALSILVRGSGSITAGSEPLYVIDGFPLDVASQNSAGGFTTNPLDNLNPNDIESVQVLKDAAAGAIYGSRAANGVVIITTKRGQNGKMKISLNANTGVSQVSRKLDVLSPDEWVAMATEVANTAWVNSGTGRTASQTNDQRAAILGLAAGTINTSYMTDPRWAQPGHPGLDYVDWQDQVYRKGVFQNYELSASGGTDNVKYFISGNYLNQNGTLINSNYINYGLRANIEANASKKLKFGVNLAPSYSITNSPPAEGKDNQLMKLAQMVPVVESSAGLNTGAFGNATYTWASAKLISPYAFLQTAVNEIKSTRLLSSVYAEYQVIPGLAIKSTVNYDGLDRNNSKYTSDNVTVGASTALTTSPGLYSTGSYAVLKKQNFLNENTISFNRTIAKDHNISAVAGISYNIVHSEVASLATAGGFANDIITTLNNAIPNAAGVTLTGTTTETNNTLFSYFGRLQYAFQDKYLLSGTIRKDASSKFGAQNRWGTFPSASVGWRISRESFLADVSAITDLKLRFSWGKSGNNNIGDYNSIPTLTSASYSFGGNTPVSANGQIVSGLANPLLKWETSTTYNAGLDASFFNSRINLTVDIYNKKNSDLLLNLPVLSASGFASSLQNIGAVVNKGLELNLSTVNVRTSRFQWSMNANIAFNNNKVTALGPDHAPIEIASAYSGSNAPYLLKEGLPAFSYYVTKVVGILTAADMADPKVAKLKNETVGDEKYYDANGDGVIDAKDRVIGGQPTPKYTWGWTNTFKYHDFDLSVLVYGQHGGSILSYLGRAIDFSGSTTANVLGTWRNRWTPENQNYSAPRGKYGSTYTVPYVTSDWIYSTDFLRVQNITLGYNLKKLLKSSATISSARVFISLENYFSHDNYKGGANPEAQNTNNSGNSSYAVAGDYGSMPLSKTASLGINVSF
- a CDS encoding SDR family NAD(P)-dependent oxidoreductase gives rise to the protein MGKYALITGASKGIGRAIAIQLAQAGYNLFLVARSETELQELANYVIAAHGVKAAYLVKDLSQDNAGVLVAEWVRRSDIQLSVLINNAGYGLWGNFAELSLDGQMNMLRLNLDATIEITYHLLPLLKKQPKAYVLNVSSTAAYQALPTLALYSASKAFILSFSRALRYELKDTTVSVSVLSPGPTDTGFAHRAGLDALADLAEKFNMRPQDVARIGLKGLFDGKAEIVPGFLNKLSAYAAKHLFKTWIERISAGLYRHSK
- a CDS encoding phytanoyl-CoA dioxygenase family protein — its product is MNTEYQKFTLGSSITPEQQFFFNRNGFIHFKDFIKPETVSDIIAASEQVQKNWLANAIDKVNGVPIKYGKDLDGSTIVQRFAFINQHSNLLHEFTLDPRLKVLLELTGPGARLGTDEKDGMVFNHYVNAEQSSFTQMGWHTDGLRDIFHGQKLNPMLNVGIHLSSLKPENGGLRILPGTHKQSLYQMLFRKKYFLDNEADTNEVAIIPAAGDLTIHDGRLWHRVAQSSVLGEESRRRVIYVPIIAGKYEPKTADSPTAFYQRFAALVK
- a CDS encoding S10 family peptidase; its protein translation is MKRNTFVIAALFLILFMFSSWHTEPSDQKSVTWHSIFLDGKLIDYKATAGYIPLTDVNGILVAKIFYTAYTSLNAKTGQRPLTFVFNGGPGSASLWLHMGSFAPVRVKFKTERGDPPAAGYPYQDNSNSWLGFTDLVFIDPVSTGYSRAGDGIDPHKFYGYDQDIRSIADFIQSYLTQNNRLGSSVFMVGESYGAARAVGLTQFLQNRQVRVSGITLISPALNYQLLNFDHQNDQPYIYYLPTYAVTAQYHHRLAPSLQNLTKEELFKQAYFFATHTYARYLSHRRTTAELPKKILDSLASFTGLSRKVIIRHKGMIRDNDFMKELLLPKDEWVGCFDSRFTGPEKGGRYIDPSEVNIRSLFIPAFDTYMHQSLEYDNSLPYLATITVAWNYGTAQINGYLNVLGTLKTIVTNAPELKVNVICGYYDLATPLSATECALSHIGLPEGLQKNIKLNCYDSGHMVYISQAANTKLQANGKQFYQDALNDLTARSKFLAQLR